GATCCAGCGCTTGGTGTACAGAGTATAATAAGCTGCTCCACATCATTTTCATATTCTTCACTTTGAACGTAAGAACGTGCAAGAAGTCCGCCCAAACTATGACAAACTAAATTTAGTTTATCGCAACCTGTAAATTCTTTAACATAAGCAATCGTTTTTAATAAGTATTTTTGAGTAGAAAAAACAATACGCTGACGCCAGTCATAAAAACAGATAAACAAGTTTTGATTTCGTTTATATCCCATACTTTCTAACATCATGATGAATGGCTCATAAACAAACGCAGAAAGCCCAAAGTTCCAATTACCGGTACCAGGAATAATAATATTACTCATTGAACCGAAAAGACCTGGGATAAAAATAATAGGAGTTTTTCCTCTTTTCATATGCTTCTCTCCTTTAACTTTTTAACAGCTCATAAAAAGTAAGAAAGACATTTCGTATGAAAAAAAAAATTAATGAAACACTACGAAATAGTAAGTAATATGAGCGGAAGGAAATCAAAATGATTAAAAAAATATTGCGAGTTACTTCTATTATTATTGCTATTTTCGTTTTTATTTTAATTTGGATGCATATCGATGTTACCCTCGGCAGGAAAATGGAAGTTGGGAAAAATATGCCGACAGAGTATGCGCCTCATTATAGTGACTTTCAATTATATGTAGAAGGGAAGTCGTTTTATAAACAGTTATTTACTGATATAAGAGAAGCGAAGCAATTTATTTACACTTATTTTTATATTTTATCGGATGATAAAAGTAGCCATACTTTTTTAAACTTATTAAAAGAGAAGGCGAAAGAAGGAGTAAACGTATACTTATCGGTGGATTTAATTAATGATTTATCTTTTGAAAGAAAGATGAAAAATGAATTGCGGGAAAGTGGTGTACATTTTACATATAGTAGAAAACCTGAATTACCATTCGGATTTTATTCTCTTCATCATCGGAATCATCGCCGTATTACAACGATTGATGGGGGAATTGGTTATACGGGTGGATTTAATATGGGAGATGAATATTTAGGGAAAGATAAACGATTTGGATATTGGCGTGATTACCATGTACGGATAAGAGGAGAAGGAGCGAAAGATTTAGAAGAGCAGTTTGCTTTAGATTGGAAACGAGATACGAAAGAAGATATAAAAAGGAGTACGAATAAGGCTAGCAAAGGAAATACGCTACATACTATGACAAGTTATAACGGGCATTATGTTGCTCAAAAATATATAGCGTTAATAAAACAAGCGAAGCATTCGGTTGTCATTACAACGCCTTATTTTATAGCGAAAAATAAAGCATTAATGAATGCTTTAATTGGAGCGCAAAAGCGTGGTGTTACAGTAAAAATACTTTGGTCATATAAACCGGATATTCCTCTTATTAAAGAGGCAGCATATCCTTATATACGTGAAGCTGTTAAAAACGGGATTACTGTGTATGGCTATAAAAAAGGGATGTTTCATGGAAAGTTAATGCTGATTGATAATGAATTAACTGTTATCGGTACAACGAACATAACTGCTCGTAGCTTCTACATAAATGATGAGATGAATTTGTATATTCATGGTGGATCTATCGTATCGGAAGTGAATGAGGCGTTAACACAAGATTTTCATGATTCGAAAGAAATGACGAAAGAGTTTTTTGAGAAGTTATCTTTTTGGGAGCGTTGTAAGGAGAAAGTGGCGGGATTGGTTGATTTTTATTTGTGATAACTTAACTGAAATACCTGAAATTTAAAATATAGTGTGTGCAAAGAAGCACGTGAATATAGTAAATAGGAAGCTGTATTGTTTATTTAACAAGTAGAGAAGTAAGAAAGAACCTTCAAAAAACAGAAGGTTCTTTTTTGTTTTATAATTCATTATTGGTAGTTAAAAAATAATCTGGTCTAGCGGGTGCTCCTCCGCCTTCACCTATATTCACAGCTTGATTTTTAAATGAATCATTAACGCCAAGTGCTAAGATACTAATAAGTGACATACCAATAACAGCTAGATAAAATTTCTTCATTATTTTAACGCTCCTTTTTCAGATTCTTTTTGTTGAGCTGTATTACTAATATAAAAATATTGACTTGCTTTAACGTGATTTTTCTCTGCGTAAAATTTTAAAGCTAAAATATCAGCGTATTCTTTAACGCATTCCCATAATTTTTCTTTTTCAAAGTATGTAATTCCTTCAGATATGAATTTTTCTAAAGTTAGTGCAGGAACTTTAGCATTTAGTGCTTTTAGTATCATAAATCGATGTTGAAATTCTTTGTTTTTTATCTCATCACTTACTTTTAGGCCCTTTTCAATTAATTGAGCTGCATAGTTATTATTATCTAATTTATAGTATTCGAGTGCTTCCAAATAAAATGCTTTGTAGTGTGAAGGGTGATTTCTTGTTATTTCAGATATATGTCGGATTGCAAGTTTTGATAAATTTTGATTTGAATACAACCAAGCTAAGTTATGTCTTACCATAAGAATAGATTTTATATGATTATGCTTTTGGAATGTGTTTAGCGCATTATTTAAACTTTCTTCAGCTAATTCATAATGTTTCAAGTCAATACAACATAACCCTATAAAATTATCACATAATGCTATGTTTACCTCATAACCTTCATGCTTCGAAAATTCTTCTTTCGCAGCTTTAATATAATCTAAGGCTAAAACTTGTTTGTAGCTTTGATAATAAAAATACCCCATTCTATAATTAAACTCAGCGTGTTCCGCTGGCTCTGGGATATACTTTAGGAGTTCTTTTGCTTTTTCAAAGTGTTCAAATGCGTCAGTATAATTTGCGGTTAAAGTAAAATGAAAACCTTTGAAGAAATGGTAATAATAAGCTAAGAAGTCATCTGCAGGGGTTGTGAATGCGTTCATTTTATCAAAGCTATTCTGATTAATGCTTACCCAATCCATAAGAGCTTCGTATCGAAATTCTAGTAGGGAGTAGTATAAAGATAAATTTTGATCATCTTCTACATTTTTCATTTTACTATCTATTTGCATTTTTAATTCTTTTGCTTTATGCAGTTGTTGCTTTAACATGGTTTGGTACCAGTCATTTAATAATTCCATTATTTGATCATTCTCTAATTGAACATCCATAAAATCCTCCCCATCTTATATATATAGCGATTGATAATATTCATTCTACAGCTAAGGAGTTTGAAAGAATGGATAATGAACTACAAAAGACATTTAGCTAATGTGACAACCTACGGTAAAGGGAGAAGATGTACATTTAAAAGATGTCAAAGTTGAGGATATTACTTATTCTAAGAGAACTAGAGAAGAAGCTGCACAACTTCGGAGGGAATTTGATAGAAGCGTGAGAAAAGAGTTTCTTAAAACCTTAGTTAATGACCCTGATAAGATTATTGAACTCAAGAATGCTGGTATAGCAGATGCAGATATCGAATTAATGAAAAGAGGAAAACCTCCAATAGGATGGCAAGTGCATCATGATCTTCCCTTAGATGATGGTGGAACAAATACATTTGAAAATTTAACTTTGATACAAAATCATCCATATCATAAGGTTATAACTAATACACAACGTACGCTAACCAAAGGATTACAACCAGGTGACAGTGTAGACATAAGTTGGCCTATCCCAAAACACAACATCTATCCTAAAGGGGAATAAATAAATTTAGAAAGAGGTTTTTATATGTGGAAAGATCTAATTTTAGAAATCAAAGATATACTGGAAAGTGTTAATTATAAGCTGAATACACCTGCAACGGATACTGAAGTTCAGAGATTAAGAGAACATGCAAAAGAAAAATTAAATGTTGATTTACCAAGTGAATACGTGGAGTTTCTTAAAACTGTAAATAGTTTGGATTTTGATGGATTGGTCCTTTACGGAGTTGATTCTTTTTTACTAGAAACAGAAAAGGGTGAACAAATTTGTGGATTCATAGAAACGAATGAGATTTGGTATGAAAATGAATTTCAAAAAGAGTATCTTTTCTTTGGAGATTCAAATATTGCATGGTTCTGTAAAAATTTATCTGAAGGTACTTATCATGAACTGGATAAACCGTCTGGTACAGTGATGAACACGTATGATGATTTTAAAACAATGCTTGAGGAAGCATTAAAAATAACACTTCTCTAATACATGGATGAAAATTAACATAAGGAATTTATGTAGTATTCACTCATCTGAAAAGTACCTATGTAAAATGAACGATTATGTGACTACTGAAACGCTAAATATAGGTAAGCATAGTCCAGAGTATGTTATAGAAGTATACAGAGTGTTAAGTGGAGTTAAACGCTTTGGTGGGTACTTAAGCAGATTCAGTTGCTGCCTTGCCTAATATAAGAGAAAAGTTATTGGACGGAAATTAACTTAAATAATCTTAGATGCTTACTAGTTAAATTCTAAAGGAGTAAAAAGGCATGAAAATTTGGCAATTAAAAAGCTCGACTGATGATTATGAAACCTTTCAATTATTGAACTATGAAGAGGATAAAAAATATTTTAAAACTAGTTTTCATTCTACGGTGAGTTTTTCAGATTCATGGACGCCTAAGTTTATTGAGGTAACAGATGAAGGAAAGTCTGGTGTACAAATAATTAGTGAAAAATCCAAGAATGTTTTAGAATCTATAGTAGGAGATAATGTTGAATTTTTACCATTAATTCATAAACAAACAAACAAACAAACAAACAAACAAACAAACAAACAAACAAACAATACTATGCTATGCATGTTTTAAGGGTGTTGGAAGCACTTGATACTAATAAAACAATCTTTGATAAGTTAAGTTCAGGTTTAATAATAGGATGTAAAAAATTTGTATTTATTCCTTATGTTGTCCAGGACGAACCAATTTTTAAATTGAATATAAATGGAAAGGTACATCCTAACTATCTTTTAGTATCAGATCAATTCAAAAATGTAATTTTAGAGAGTGAATTAAAAGGTTTTCAATTTACTGAAGTGTGGGATTCAGAAGAGGGTGCGTAAAGAAATCTAATTTAATTAGATTATTAATGGGAATCCATATCTAAGAGAGTAAAAAATAAAAAGCTTATGCACTTGTATAAGCTTTTTATTATGAATAAGTATAGAAAGGGATGGTAATTCATATTCAAGATATATTTTAGAATCACAAAGTAAATAGTAGTAAACGATTTTTTGTTACGTAACATTCTAGTTTACTTTAGAAGATAAAAGAATAGTTAAGGGGAATAAGCATGAAAATATGGGTATTAAAGAGCGTGTTAGATAACTTTGAATCTTTCCAGTTGTTAAATTTTGAGGGGGACCATAAAAAATATATTGATGGAAAAATAAATTCAATAACTCATTTAGCAAATTCATGGGGCAATATATTGATAGAGTGTGTAGAAGGAGGTAATTATAGTGATTTCCCTAAATTTTGGGGAGGAATTGGTGCACCAATGATTAGTGAAAAAGCCAAGAGAGTACTTGAACCTTTAATAGGTGAAAATGTTGAATTCTTACCACTTTTACGCAATTCAACTAGTGAGGTATATTATTTGGTCCACGTGTTGAATGTACTAGATGCAATTGATGGAGATAAAGCAATCTTTAAAAAAATGATTACAGGCCTTATAGTAGGTTGTGAAAAGTTCGCATTTGATTTTAATATAGTTCAAAATGAAGTGATTTTTAAGGTTTATATAAATGGGAAAATTCATCCTACGGCTGTATTTATTTCGGATGAGTTGAAGATTCTTATTGAACAAAGTGATTTAAAAGGTTTTGAATTTATTGAAGTGTGGGATTCAGAAGAGCTCTCATAAAGAAATTCTAAAATTATAAATGGCCCTGATAAGTTTACGATAAAAACTTAAGTCCCCTTGTTATACAAAGTAGGGGACTATTTATCCTGCATTAACGAGCGGTAAGATTCCCACCTCAAAATTCGGCTAAAGTAAAGAAGTTAGGTGGCAAATGCTCGTAAAAGCCCGATTGGAGAAGGCTAATAATCAGTGGGGATGGACAAAACCTCCACTGATTAAAGTTTCACTTTGTTTAAGTTTGTTCTATCAACATTATGGTCACTTAAAGCACTTCACTAAAGAAGATGATCTGTAAAAGCTCCCTTTGTGTTGAAAATAATTATTATTCATGCACAAGCATCGAAACATCATCATTAATCAACGTTCCCACATGTTCTCCTAAACATATTTTCTTCATCACTCCAGGCTCATCAAAGTTAAATACATGTGCCGGCAAATTGTAGTCCCGAGCAAGTAATAAAGCCGCTTGGTCCATTACTTGTATGTTTTGCCTAACAATATCGTTATAGTTCAGTTTTTTATACATTTTCGCTGATTTATTATGTTTTGGATCACTTGTAAAGACACCGTCTACCCCTTGTTTTGCGACTAAAATGGCGTCACTATTCATTTCAATTGCTCTCTGTACACTTGGATAATCTGTGGTAACGAATGGTTGCCCGTTACCACCACCGAATATGACAACATAACCGTTATCTAAATGATGTACTGCTCTGAGGCGAATATAAGGTTCGGCTACTGCATTAAACGGGATGGATGTCATAACGCGTACTTCTTTATTTGTTTTACTTGTTAAAACGCCGCGTAGCATTAAGCTGTTAATTATTGTACCTAAAGTACCAATATTATCAGCTTCTACACGGTCAATTCCCCATTCCTCAGCTAGATGGCCTCTAAAAATGTTACCGCCGCCAATGACGATGGAGACCTCGATACCTAAATCAACAATCGATAAAATTTCATTTGCAATATGTTCTAATCGTTTGGAGTTAAAGCTATTTCCCGATTGATCGGCAAGTGCTCCGCCGCTTAATTTAATTAACACACGTTTATATGGCTTCATAACAATTCCCCCTATATAGATTGCAATAAAAAAGGAACAAAGGCGAATGCCTTTGTTCCTTCGTAAGAAAATGAAATAGAAAAGAAATAGATATGATGAACTTCTTCACGTGATTTTTCATAACATCCACTCCTTTTCATCTCCATTTATTTTGAATACGTATATCTTTTAGATTATACGAAATAATCTGATGTTTTATCAAGGTTATTTTATTTCTTTTTTATAAAAAGTGTCAATGAATATTATAAGAAAAAAATTCGAATTTTTTGTGACAAACTTGTAGGTTTTTGTATGATTTTGTAGGTTCGCCTATATGATGTGTGAGTAAGCTTTTATAAATACGAAATGAAAGCGTTCGCATAAAGGGGATGAACATAAATGAAAAAATTCGGATTGGCAACACAAATTTTTGTCGCACTTGTTTTAGGGATTGTAGTAGGGGCAATCTTTTATGGCAATAAAACGGCGATTTCTTATATCACACCAGTTGGGGATATATTTATTCACTTAATTAAGATGATTGTAGTACCTATTGTTATTTCAGCATTAATTGTTGCGGTAGCTGGTGTAGGAGATATGAAAAAGCTTGGGAAACTGGGCGGTAAGACAATTCTTTATTTCGAGATCATTACGACGATTGCTATTTTAATGGGATTACTTGCAGCGAATATATTCCAACCAGGTACTGGCGTTGATATGAATAATTTACAGCAAAGTGATATTTCTTCTTATAAACAAACAGCAGATGCTACAGAGAAGAAAGGTTTTGCTGAAACGATTGTTCATATTGTACCGAAAAATATATTTGAGTCTATTACACAAGGTGACTTATTACCGATTATATTCTTCTCAGTACTATTCGGTTTAGGAGTTGCGGCAATTGGAGAAAAAGGAAAGCCTGTTTTTAACTTTTTTGAAGGTGTACTCGAAGCGATGTTTTGGGTTACAAATCAAGTTATGAAATTTGCACCATTTGGTGTATTCGCATTAATTGCTGTTACGGTTGCAAAATTTGGTGTGTCCACACTACTTCCTTTAGGAAAACTAGTGCTAGCTGTATACGTAACTGTTATACTATTCGTTGTGATTGTATTAGGTATTAATGCACGAATGGTTGGAGTAAACATTTTTACATTAATGAAAATTTTAAAAGAAGAACTTATTCTTTCATTTACGACAGCAAGTTCAGAAGCTGTTTTACCTAATATAATGAGAAAGATGGAAGAGTTCGGTTGTCCAAAGGCAGTTGCCTCTTTCGTAATTCCGACAGGTTATACATTTAACTTGACTGGGTCAGCTATTTATCAAGCGTTAGCGGCATTGTTTGTTGCACAAATGTACGGTATACACATGTCACTGACAGAGCAAATAACGTTATTATTCGTTCTCATGTTAACATCCAAAGGTATGGCGGGAGTTCCGGGGGCATCATTCGTTGTTGTATTAGCGACGTTAGGATCAATGGGCTTACCGCTAGAAGGTATCGCATTAATTGCGGGAATTGACCGTATTTTAGATATGATTCGCTCAGCTGTCAATGTATTAGGAAATGCATTAGCTGCCATTGTTATGTCGAAGTGGGAAGGCGAATTCGATGATGAGAAAGCAAAACAATATGTAGAAACAGTCAAACAAACAAAAGCAGCATAAGAAATCGTTAAGGAGTGAAAAGTCATGGCAACATTAACTGAAGTTAAAAATGGAGTGCGAATTGAAAAAGATTTTTTAGGTGAAAAAGAAGTGCCAAATTATGCGTACTACGGTGTACAAACAATGCGTGCAGTAGAGAATTTCCCAATTACAGGATACAAAGTCCATGAAGGTTTAATTAAAGCGTTAGCAATTGTAAAAAAAGCGGCAGCACTTGCTAATGCAGATGTAGGAAGATTGGAATTGAAAAAGGGTGGTGCTATCGCAGAAGCATCACAAGAAATCCTTGAGGGGAAATGGCATGATCATTTCATCGTTGATCCAATTCAAGGCGGTGCAGGAACTTCAATGAATATGAACGCAAATGAAGTCATTGCCAATCGTGCCCTTGAATTATTAGGAATGGAAAAGGGAGACTATGATTATATTAGTCCGAACAGTCATGTAAATATGGCACAATCAACAAACGATGCATTCCCAACAGCGATTCATATTGCAACATTAAATGCATTAGAAGGCTTATTACAAACGATGGGTTATATGCATGATGTATTTGAATTAAAAGCAGAACAGTTCGATCATGTTATTAAAATGGGTCGTACACATTTACAAGATGCTGTGCCAATTCGTCTTGGACAAGAATTTAAAGCATACTCTCGCGTACTTGAACGTGATATGAAACGTATCAAGCAATCACGCCAACATCTATATGAAGTAAATATGGGAGCAACTGCAGTTGGTACAGGCTTAAATGCGGATCCAGAATATATTGAAGCAGTTGTAAAACATTTAGCTACAATTAGCGAACTACCACTTGTTGGTGCAGAAGATTTAGTAGATGCAACTCAAAATACGGATGCGTACACTGAAGTATCTGCAGCACTTAAAGTATGTATGATGAACATGTCTAAAATTGCGAACGACCTTCGTCTAATGGCATCAGGTCCACGCGTTGGATTAGCGGAAATTATGCTACCAGCTCGTCAACCAGGTTCATCTATTATGCCAGGGAAAGTAAACCCTGTTATGCCAGAAGTAATTAATCAAATTGCGTTCCAAGTAATTGGTAACGACCATACAATTTGCCTTGCTTCAGAAGCAGGACAATTAGAATTAAATGTTATGGAACCAGTACTTGTTTTCAACTTACTTCAATCTATTAGCATTATGAATAACGGTTTCCGTGCCTTTACAGATAATTGCTTAAAAGGAATTGAAGCGAATGAAGATCGCTTAAAAGAGTACGTTGAGAAGAGTGTAGGAATTATTACAGCCGTGAACCCTCATATCGGTTATGAAGCAGCAGCTCGCGTTGCGAAAGAAGCAATTGCGACAGGGCAATCCGTTCGAGAACTATGTGTAAAAAATGGTGTATTGTCACAAGCAGAATTAGAGTTAATTCTAGATCCATTCGAAATGACACACCCAGGGATTGCAGGAGCAACTCTTTTAAAGAAAAATTAAAAGAAGAGGGGGACAATCCCCTCTTTTTTGTTTACAATATAGAAATGTTATATATGAATAGAGGTAGGGATGTTATGAGTAAGTTTACAGTGGCTTCTAATGGTTCGTTAGAAACGACATTAAGAGGAGTAGAAGTATTATCAACACCACTTTTAAATAAAGGGGTAGCTTTCACGCAAGAAGAAAGAGAAGAATTAGGTTTAAAAGGGTTATTACCACCAGCAGTTTTAACGCTAGATGAACAAGCGCGTAGAGCGTATGAGCAATTTTGTTCTCAGCCGGATGATTTATTAAAGAATGTATACTTAACAGCGTTACATGATCGAAATGAAGTATTATTTTATCGTATTTTAACAGAGCATTTACGTGAAATGTTACCAATCGTATATACACCTACTGTTGGTGTAGCAATTCAAAGATATAGCCATGAATATCGTAAACCACGCGGTATTTATTTATCAGTTAACGATCCTTCGGGTATTGAAGAAGCGTTCTCAAATATCGGTGCAACAGCTGAAAATATTGACTTAGTCGTTGTAACAGATGGAGAAGGCATATTAGGAATTGGTGACTGGGGTGTTGGTGGTATTAACATTGCGATTGGAAAGCTAGCTGTTTATACGGCTGCAGTTGGAATCGATCCTAGTCGCGTGTTACCTGTAATTTTAGATGTAGGTACAAACCGTGAGGATCTATTAAACAATCCGTTTTATATTGGAAATCGCCATCCACGTGTAACTGGTGAAGCTTATGATGAATTTATTGATACATTTGTACAAGCTGTAGGCAATAAGTTCCCGAAAGCACTTTTACATTGGGAGGATTTCAGTTCTCGTAATGCACGAAAAATTTTAGACAAATACCGTCATGATGTATGTACGTTTAATGATGACATTCAAGGTACAGGTGCAGTTTCACTTGCTGCAGTATTATCGGCAGTGAAAGCTTCTGGTGTACCTTTAAATGAACACCGAGTAGTTGTGTTTGGTGCGGGTACAGCTGGAATCGGTATCGCAGATCAAGTGAGAGATGCGCTGGTTCGCGTAGGATTATCAGAGCAAGAAGCACATGAGCGTTTCTGGTGTATTGACCGTAACGGGTTAATTACAGATAATATGGAAGATCTTCTTGATTTCCAAGCTCCATATGCAAGAAAAGAAGCTGAAGTGAAGGATTGGAAACAAAGTGATGCTATCGGACTTGCTGAAGTTGTGAAATATGTAAAACCGACAATTTTAATCGGTACATCAACTGTTGCTGGTGCATTCAAAGAAGAGATTATTAAAGAAATGGCTTCTCATGTAGAAAGACCAATTATTTTACCAATGTCGAATCCAACGCCACTTGCTGAAGCGAAACCAGTAGATTTAATCGAGTGGACAGAAGGAAGAGCGTTAGTTGCAACAGGAAGTCCATTTGATCCAGTTACATACAATGGTGTAACGTATGTTATAGGGCAATCAAATAACGCACTTATTTTCCCAGGGTTAGGTCTTGGTACAATTGTTGTGCGTGCAAGCGTAATGACAGACGGTATGTTTGCGGCGGCAGCAGAAGCGGTTGCAAGTATGGTAGATACAAGTCAGCCGGGTGCACCAATCTTACCAGAAGTGGAAGAGTTACGTAATATCTCTGAAATGGTTGCAATTGAAGTAGCGAAAGTTGCAGTTGCAGAAGGTGTTGCTAGAGAGAACTTAAGTGATAACGATATCAAAATTGCAGTGAAAGAATCAATATGGAAGCCTGAGTACCGTCAAATAAAAGCGGTAGAAAAGGTTAGAATATAGAAAAAAAGCCCGTTTATTATAATAAGCGGGCTTTCCGTTTACATTTTTGAAAAAATACATAGGAAGTGGCATCTTTGAATTGGAATCAATTATGGAAGAAAGATATATCTCTTTTAATTATTTTAATGATTGTTGTCCCAATTGCTGGAGAGCTAAATTTTCATCCTTTCAACGATACGTTTCGCGTTAGCTTTGGGACACCGCTTTTCTTCTTTTTATTACTATTTTTAAGAAGAATACCAGCGGCGGTTGCAGGTATTCTTGTTGGTATATCTGTAGTCTTATTCCGTGTATGTCTTGACTGGGTGTTGCAAGGGTCTTTTTATATGACAGAATCATTTTATTTGCGCTATCCTGTGTTCTTTTATTATTTTATTTATGGAAGTCTTTTTTCGCTTTGTAGGGTGAATAAGTTCCATCAGAAGCCAATTATAATTGGCTACCTTGGGATTACAATTGAAATTATTGCAAGTATGTCAGAACTTGCAATTTATCATATGGTAGTACTTGGTACCACGATAACAATTTCTGAAGTGAATAAGCTAATCATTATTGCTATTTTCCGTAGTTTCTTTGCGCTTGGTTTTTTAAATATGATGAATTTATATGAAACGAAATTAAAAGAATCACAAGTTCGAAAAGAAAATGAAAATATGTTGATGCATCTTTCTAACTTATATGTGGAATC
This Bacillus mycoides DNA region includes the following protein-coding sequences:
- the aspA gene encoding aspartate ammonia-lyase, with translation MATLTEVKNGVRIEKDFLGEKEVPNYAYYGVQTMRAVENFPITGYKVHEGLIKALAIVKKAAALANADVGRLELKKGGAIAEASQEILEGKWHDHFIVDPIQGGAGTSMNMNANEVIANRALELLGMEKGDYDYISPNSHVNMAQSTNDAFPTAIHIATLNALEGLLQTMGYMHDVFELKAEQFDHVIKMGRTHLQDAVPIRLGQEFKAYSRVLERDMKRIKQSRQHLYEVNMGATAVGTGLNADPEYIEAVVKHLATISELPLVGAEDLVDATQNTDAYTEVSAALKVCMMNMSKIANDLRLMASGPRVGLAEIMLPARQPGSSIMPGKVNPVMPEVINQIAFQVIGNDHTICLASEAGQLELNVMEPVLVFNLLQSISIMNNGFRAFTDNCLKGIEANEDRLKEYVEKSVGIITAVNPHIGYEAAARVAKEAIATGQSVRELCVKNGVLSQAELELILDPFEMTHPGIAGATLLKKN
- a CDS encoding cation:dicarboxylate symporter family transporter, producing MKKFGLATQIFVALVLGIVVGAIFYGNKTAISYITPVGDIFIHLIKMIVVPIVISALIVAVAGVGDMKKLGKLGGKTILYFEIITTIAILMGLLAANIFQPGTGVDMNNLQQSDISSYKQTADATEKKGFAETIVHIVPKNIFESITQGDLLPIIFFSVLFGLGVAAIGEKGKPVFNFFEGVLEAMFWVTNQVMKFAPFGVFALIAVTVAKFGVSTLLPLGKLVLAVYVTVILFVVIVLGINARMVGVNIFTLMKILKEELILSFTTASSEAVLPNIMRKMEEFGCPKAVASFVIPTGYTFNLTGSAIYQALAALFVAQMYGIHMSLTEQITLLFVLMLTSKGMAGVPGASFVVVLATLGSMGLPLEGIALIAGIDRILDMIRSAVNVLGNALAAIVMSKWEGEFDDEKAKQYVETVKQTKAA
- a CDS encoding YrhA family protein, whose product is MWKDLILEIKDILESVNYKLNTPATDTEVQRLREHAKEKLNVDLPSEYVEFLKTVNSLDFDGLVLYGVDSFLLETEKGEQICGFIETNEIWYENEFQKEYLFFGDSNIAWFCKNLSEGTYHELDKPSGTVMNTYDDFKTMLEEALKITLL
- a CDS encoding HNH endonuclease signature motif containing protein — translated: MRKEFLKTLVNDPDKIIELKNAGIADADIELMKRGKPPIGWQVHHDLPLDDGGTNTFENLTLIQNHPYHKVITNTQRTLTKGLQPGDSVDISWPIPKHNIYPKGE
- a CDS encoding imm11 family protein; this encodes MKIWVLKSVLDNFESFQLLNFEGDHKKYIDGKINSITHLANSWGNILIECVEGGNYSDFPKFWGGIGAPMISEKAKRVLEPLIGENVEFLPLLRNSTSEVYYLVHVLNVLDAIDGDKAIFKKMITGLIVGCEKFAFDFNIVQNEVIFKVYINGKIHPTAVFISDELKILIEQSDLKGFEFIEVWDSEELS
- a CDS encoding RapH N-terminal domain-containing protein — translated: MDVQLENDQIMELLNDWYQTMLKQQLHKAKELKMQIDSKMKNVEDDQNLSLYYSLLEFRYEALMDWVSINQNSFDKMNAFTTPADDFLAYYYHFFKGFHFTLTANYTDAFEHFEKAKELLKYIPEPAEHAEFNYRMGYFYYQSYKQVLALDYIKAAKEEFSKHEGYEVNIALCDNFIGLCCIDLKHYELAEESLNNALNTFQKHNHIKSILMVRHNLAWLYSNQNLSKLAIRHISEITRNHPSHYKAFYLEALEYYKLDNNNYAAQLIEKGLKVSDEIKNKEFQHRFMILKALNAKVPALTLEKFISEGITYFEKEKLWECVKEYADILALKFYAEKNHVKASQYFYISNTAQQKESEKGALK
- the pyrH gene encoding UMP kinase, which codes for MKPYKRVLIKLSGGALADQSGNSFNSKRLEHIANEILSIVDLGIEVSIVIGGGNIFRGHLAEEWGIDRVEADNIGTLGTIINSLMLRGVLTSKTNKEVRVMTSIPFNAVAEPYIRLRAVHHLDNGYVVIFGGGNGQPFVTTDYPSVQRAIEMNSDAILVAKQGVDGVFTSDPKHNKSAKMYKKLNYNDIVRQNIQVMDQAALLLARDYNLPAHVFNFDEPGVMKKICLGEHVGTLINDDVSMLVHE
- the cls gene encoding cardiolipin synthase, encoding MIKKILRVTSIIIAIFVFILIWMHIDVTLGRKMEVGKNMPTEYAPHYSDFQLYVEGKSFYKQLFTDIREAKQFIYTYFYILSDDKSSHTFLNLLKEKAKEGVNVYLSVDLINDLSFERKMKNELRESGVHFTYSRKPELPFGFYSLHHRNHRRITTIDGGIGYTGGFNMGDEYLGKDKRFGYWRDYHVRIRGEGAKDLEEQFALDWKRDTKEDIKRSTNKASKGNTLHTMTSYNGHYVAQKYIALIKQAKHSVVITTPYFIAKNKALMNALIGAQKRGVTVKILWSYKPDIPLIKEAAYPYIREAVKNGITVYGYKKGMFHGKLMLIDNELTVIGTTNITARSFYINDEMNLYIHGGSIVSEVNEALTQDFHDSKEMTKEFFEKLSFWERCKEKVAGLVDFYL
- a CDS encoding Phr family secreted Rap phosphatase inhibitor, whose product is MKKFYLAVIGMSLISILALGVNDSFKNQAVNIGEGGGAPARPDYFLTTNNEL
- the malS gene encoding oxaloacetate-decarboxylating malate dehydrogenase, with product MSKFTVASNGSLETTLRGVEVLSTPLLNKGVAFTQEEREELGLKGLLPPAVLTLDEQARRAYEQFCSQPDDLLKNVYLTALHDRNEVLFYRILTEHLREMLPIVYTPTVGVAIQRYSHEYRKPRGIYLSVNDPSGIEEAFSNIGATAENIDLVVVTDGEGILGIGDWGVGGINIAIGKLAVYTAAVGIDPSRVLPVILDVGTNREDLLNNPFYIGNRHPRVTGEAYDEFIDTFVQAVGNKFPKALLHWEDFSSRNARKILDKYRHDVCTFNDDIQGTGAVSLAAVLSAVKASGVPLNEHRVVVFGAGTAGIGIADQVRDALVRVGLSEQEAHERFWCIDRNGLITDNMEDLLDFQAPYARKEAEVKDWKQSDAIGLAEVVKYVKPTILIGTSTVAGAFKEEIIKEMASHVERPIILPMSNPTPLAEAKPVDLIEWTEGRALVATGSPFDPVTYNGVTYVIGQSNNALIFPGLGLGTIVVRASVMTDGMFAAAAEAVASMVDTSQPGAPILPEVEELRNISEMVAIEVAKVAVAEGVARENLSDNDIKIAVKESIWKPEYRQIKAVEKVRI